Sequence from the Candidatus Binataceae bacterium genome:
CGATCAAAGTGCGCGTGGCAGAAACCGGGCGGCGCAACAGGGCGCGCACGCGAGCCAGCAATTCGCTAAAGGCGAAGGGCTTGATGAGGTAATCGTCGGCGCCGCCATCCAACCCGCTCACCCGCTCCTCAGTCGAGCCGCGCGCGGTCAGAACCAGCACCGGCAGGGCCGAGCCGGCGGCCCGCAGTGCGTGTAGGAACTCCAGCCCGTCTTCACCCGGCAAGCGCAGGTCGAGGGTCATCAAATCGAATTTACCCTCGCCCAAAGCGCGGCGAGCCGCCTGCGCATCCGTCGCGACCACAACACCGTAGCCGGCCTCCTCCAGCCCCCGTTTCAGGTTGGCCGCCAGCTTGGCTTCATCCTCAACTACTAAAAGCTGCTGTAGCGTTTCCACTGGCTCAGGCTGCTGCCTCGTAAGCCTTGACATGCGGCAAAAAATATTGTGCCAAGCCTTTGGGCACTTGCAAATGGACGCGACTTAAGCGCCCGATCGAGTGTCGAAGACACACCACATGATATAAGGAAGCGACCGCAGGAGGTTGGCAATGGACATTCTAACACCGGTGGACAAGCTCGAAATTCAGGTTCTGGTCGATAACGTAACCGATAACCTGTCCACCGCGCCCGCCTTCGTGGAAACGGAGCTCGCGTATCTGGAACGGCACGGGATGACAGAATTGACCGGTGATTGCCTGTGCTGCGCATGCCACGGTTTGTCCTGCTTGATTGTCGCCTCGCGGGGACGAGAGCGCCATACCGTGCTGTTCGACTCCGGCCCCGAGGAATACGCCTTCGAACGCAATTCACGCCGCCTGGGCGTGGATCTCGGGCAAGTAGAAAGCGTCGTGCTCAGCCACGGCCATTGGGATCACGCGGGCGGAATGCTCAAGGCGCTGGAACTGATTAGGGCTGGCAACGGTGGTCGCGAGGTCCCCTTCTATGCCCATCCGGGGATGTTCGGCCGCCGCGCGCG
This genomic interval carries:
- a CDS encoding MBL fold metallo-hydrolase — its product is MDILTPVDKLEIQVLVDNVTDNLSTAPAFVETELAYLERHGMTELTGDCLCCACHGLSCLIVASRGRERHTVLFDSGPEEYAFERNSRRLGVDLGQVESVVLSHGHWDHAGGMLKALELIRAGNGGREVPFYAHPGMFGRRAR
- a CDS encoding response regulator transcription factor, which codes for METLQQLLVVEDEAKLAANLKRGLEEAGYGVVVATDAQAARRALGEGKFDLMTLDLRLPGEDGLEFLHALRAAGSALPVLVLTARGSTEERVSGLDGGADDYLIKPFAFSELLARVRALLRRPVSATRTLIEVGELRLDSARRQAWRQRRELNLSPKELMLLEYLMRRAGVAVSRDTLGEALWGTAYKPLSNLIEVFINRVRQKIDQVGQPSMIVTVRGRGYLLRVEVPEPLRGGGLLV